From Draconibacterium halophilum, one genomic window encodes:
- a CDS encoding RNA polymerase sigma factor: protein MINYTDAQILKGILRHDNLILQYIYKHYYYKVNYFIKKNQGSEEDASDVFQEAIIVIYRKLKENDLIFEKSSFAGYLFSVCRFLWLKQLEKRRIEREKLNDSLPFQEDVYDDNLVELVDKNQKYGLYQKHFKTLSTDCQKLLQMFFEKVPLREIAKIMGYKSEKYAKTRKYKCKELLIKRIKQDTEFKKILEDDT from the coding sequence ATGATAAATTATACGGATGCGCAAATCCTGAAAGGAATCTTAAGGCATGATAATTTAATTTTACAGTACATTTATAAACACTACTACTATAAAGTTAATTATTTCATTAAGAAAAACCAAGGAAGTGAAGAAGATGCCAGTGATGTATTTCAGGAAGCTATTATCGTAATTTACAGGAAATTAAAAGAAAACGATTTAATTTTCGAAAAGAGTTCTTTTGCAGGTTATTTATTCTCAGTATGTCGATTTTTGTGGTTAAAGCAACTCGAGAAACGAAGAATTGAAAGAGAAAAGCTGAATGATTCATTACCGTTCCAGGAAGATGTTTACGATGACAACCTGGTAGAATTAGTAGATAAAAATCAAAAATACGGTTTGTATCAAAAGCATTTTAAAACCTTAAGTACAGATTGTCAAAAGCTATTGCAGATGTTTTTTGAAAAGGTCCCGCTAAGAGAAATTGCAAAAATTATGGGCTACAAATCTGAAAAATATGCTAAAACAAGAAAGTATAAATGTAAAGAACTGTTGATAAAGCGCATAAAGCAAGATACAGAATTTAAAAAGATACTTGAAGATGACACCTAA
- a CDS encoding redox-sensing transcriptional repressor Rex: MTKATKVIALRKNRKQVPEPTLRRLPGYLFFLEKVREQGVMNISAPSIGKELKCDPTQVVKDLAVTGVKGKPRVGYNTYELCHALEDFLGFNHVNEAFLVGAGNLGSALMAYQEHQTLGLKVIAAFDVDETKIGQHIGNTPVLEYSKLFHLSNRLDVEIAILTTPNNVAQEVAEDLVNCGVKAIWNFTHEILDLPDHIIIQNTSMSSFAAVLLQRLNDSKK, from the coding sequence ATGACAAAAGCTACAAAAGTGATCGCATTAAGAAAAAATAGAAAACAAGTACCGGAACCGACTTTAAGAAGGTTGCCGGGTTATTTATTTTTTCTTGAAAAAGTTCGCGAGCAGGGTGTGATGAATATTTCGGCACCTTCAATTGGAAAAGAACTAAAGTGCGATCCAACACAGGTGGTAAAAGATTTGGCTGTTACCGGCGTGAAAGGAAAACCCAGAGTAGGGTACAATACTTATGAACTGTGTCATGCGCTTGAAGACTTTTTGGGATTCAATCATGTAAATGAGGCTTTTCTTGTTGGCGCGGGTAATTTGGGATCTGCACTTATGGCCTATCAGGAGCATCAAACGCTGGGACTGAAAGTGATAGCAGCATTTGATGTAGATGAAACCAAGATAGGGCAACACATTGGAAACACACCGGTTTTGGAGTATAGCAAGTTGTTCCATTTGTCGAACCGGCTGGATGTTGAAATTGCCATTTTAACCACCCCAAATAATGTGGCGCAGGAGGTAGCAGAAGATTTGGTAAACTGTGGAGTGAAAGCGATCTGGAATTTCACACATGAAATATTGGATTTGCCTGATCATATAATAATTCAAAATACATCGATGAGTTCATTCGCTGCGGTTTTGTTGCAACGGTTAAACGATTCAAAGAAATAA
- a CDS encoding sugar phosphate isomerase/epimerase family protein: MKKSAFSLIILFLLTVTLVAQETKRPEPQPAPEKNESFKLGMAGYTFVHFDLQTTLETMKRCDVHFLCIKDFHLPINSTSAEIEAFHKKCAEYGVTGYAVGPLYMKSKEDVDKYFDYAKRVGVNTIVGVPNYELLPYIDEIVKESGLYFAIHLHGPDIDVYPDADDVWKHTKDLDPRIGMCLDIGHDTRNGKDPVADLKKYHSRVFDIHLKDVTGASKEGYSVEVGRGIIDFPAFVNMLREVNYTGVVSLEHERNMDDPFLGIAESIGYFRAMIDATK; the protein is encoded by the coding sequence ATGAAAAAATCAGCATTTTCTCTAATCATTTTATTTTTATTAACCGTAACCTTGGTTGCTCAGGAAACCAAACGTCCTGAACCTCAGCCGGCACCTGAAAAAAATGAATCTTTTAAACTAGGAATGGCGGGTTATACATTTGTTCATTTCGATCTGCAAACAACATTGGAAACAATGAAACGATGTGATGTACACTTTCTTTGTATAAAAGATTTTCATTTACCAATTAACAGTACTTCCGCCGAAATAGAAGCATTTCATAAAAAATGTGCAGAATATGGCGTTACCGGCTACGCCGTAGGACCACTTTATATGAAAAGTAAAGAAGATGTGGACAAATATTTTGATTATGCAAAAAGAGTAGGTGTAAATACAATTGTTGGTGTACCTAATTACGAACTGCTTCCTTACATAGACGAGATAGTGAAGGAGTCAGGTTTATATTTTGCGATCCATCTTCATGGCCCGGATATCGATGTGTATCCCGATGCTGATGATGTATGGAAACACACCAAAGATCTCGATCCGCGTATTGGTATGTGTCTTGATATTGGCCATGATACCAGAAATGGAAAAGATCCTGTGGCCGACCTAAAAAAGTACCATTCAAGGGTTTTTGATATTCATTTAAAAGATGTTACCGGTGCAAGCAAAGAGGGCTATTCAGTAGAAGTTGGAAGAGGAATTATAGATTTTCCGGCTTTTGTAAATATGCTTCGTGAAGTTAATTATACAGGTGTTGTAAGCTTGGAACACGAACGAAATATGGATGATCCGTTTCTGGGGATTGCTGAATCAATTGGTTATTTCAGAGCAATGATCGACGCAACAAAATAG